The Blastococcus sp. HT6-4 genome window below encodes:
- a CDS encoding YihY/virulence factor BrkB family protein: MSAVLPSGPPTRAGTEQATISGPAASGATRADVPAPSRLRRWPAPVRVPLQVLGRTLAKAWQDRILGLSAEAAFWQILSVPPLLIGLLGSLGYLGSLIGGDAVLQIEEQLLDASAQVLTADVVDGLVRPTLADILGSGRLELVSVGFLLSLWAGSSATATFMNTIVIAYDQRDVRGPIRTRLKALWLFVVGLFLAVLTLPLLVLGRDVLVGLVPPDWRSTTDTLINAVYWPIVVIGLLLGLTSFFHVVLPHRLPWRRHLPGAFLSMGFFLVAAILLREYIGSFLTSALPYGALAAPIGALLFCFFFGMAVLLGAELNATIQSRWPAPLSRHDRRARARRQAKLDSEARRLGLR; the protein is encoded by the coding sequence GTGAGCGCCGTCCTGCCCAGCGGCCCGCCCACCCGGGCCGGCACGGAGCAGGCGACGATCTCCGGGCCGGCCGCATCCGGGGCCACCCGGGCCGACGTCCCCGCCCCGTCCCGGCTACGCCGGTGGCCGGCACCGGTGCGGGTGCCCCTGCAGGTCCTCGGCCGCACCCTCGCCAAGGCGTGGCAGGACCGCATTCTCGGGCTGTCGGCCGAGGCGGCGTTCTGGCAGATCCTGTCGGTGCCACCGCTGCTCATCGGGCTGCTGGGCTCGCTGGGCTACCTGGGGTCCCTCATCGGCGGGGACGCGGTCCTCCAGATCGAGGAGCAACTGCTCGACGCCTCCGCCCAGGTGCTCACCGCCGACGTCGTCGACGGCCTGGTGCGCCCGACGCTGGCCGACATCCTCGGCTCGGGCCGCCTCGAGCTCGTCAGCGTCGGCTTCCTGCTGTCGTTGTGGGCCGGGTCGTCGGCCACCGCGACCTTCATGAACACCATCGTCATCGCCTACGACCAGCGCGACGTCCGCGGTCCCATCCGGACCCGGCTCAAGGCGCTCTGGCTGTTCGTGGTCGGGCTCTTCCTGGCGGTGCTCACCCTCCCGCTGCTGGTGCTCGGCCGCGACGTGCTGGTCGGGCTCGTGCCGCCGGACTGGCGGAGCACCACGGACACGCTCATCAACGCCGTCTACTGGCCGATCGTGGTCATCGGCCTGCTGCTCGGGCTCACCAGCTTCTTCCACGTCGTGCTCCCGCACCGCCTGCCGTGGCGACGGCACCTGCCGGGCGCGTTCCTGAGCATGGGCTTCTTCCTGGTGGCCGCGATCCTGCTGCGCGAGTACATCGGCAGCTTCCTGACCAGCGCCCTGCCCTACGGAGCGCTGGCCGCCCCGATCGGCGCACTGCTGTTCTGCTTCTTCTTCGGCATGGCGGTGCTGCTGGGCGCCGAGCTCAACGCCACGATCCAGTCGCGGTGGCCGGCGCCGCTGAGCCGGCACGACCGCCGGGCACGCGCACGGCGCCAGGCGAAGCTGGACTCCGAGGCCCGCCGGCTCGGCCTGAGATGA
- a CDS encoding DUF3039 domain-containing protein, whose amino-acid sequence MSSSDILERPDVRESDTGNANEVFHYVRKNKIAESAVMGTLVEALCGEVFPVTKTPKPGSPVCPACKEVYEQLRKE is encoded by the coding sequence ATGAGCAGCAGCGACATCCTCGAGCGGCCGGACGTCCGCGAATCCGACACCGGCAACGCCAACGAGGTCTTCCACTACGTCCGGAAGAACAAGATCGCGGAGAGCGCGGTCATGGGCACGCTCGTGGAGGCGCTCTGCGGTGAGGTCTTCCCGGTGACGAAGACCCCCAAGCCCGGCAGCCCGGTGTGCCCGGCCTGCAAGGAGGTCTACGAGCAGCTCCGCAAGGAGTAG